Below is a genomic region from Ferribacterium limneticum.
CAGCCGTCCGGAGCGTAGCCCATGCCAAAGCGGGCGGCGATTTCTCCGGTCAAGCCGCGTTTCTTGCAATATTCGATGGCTTTTGGCGACTGCTTGAGCTGGTCTTTGTAATACTGGGCGGCGCGCGCCATGATCTCGATCAGCGTGCGCGTCTGGCCGGGTTTTTCGTCCTTGAAATTGCGCCCTTCGCTTTCCGGCACCTGCATGCCGGCGCGTGTGGCGAGATCCTTGACGGCATCGACGAAGCCGAGTCCCTGATATTCCATGACGAAACTGATCGCTGTGCCGTGCGCGCCGCAACCGAAGCAGTGGTAGAACTGCTTGGTCGGGCTGACCGTGAAGGACGGTGATTTCTCGTTGTGGAAGGGGCAGCAGGCGGCGTAATTGGCGCCCGCCTTCTTGAGCGGTACGTAGCTATCCACCAGGTCGACGATGTCGACCCGGGCCAGCAAATCCTGGATAAAACTGTCCGGGATCATTGCTGTGACTTAACCCGCAAGCGCCGCCTTGACCAGTTTCGAGACTTCCGCCATGTCGGCCTTGCCGGCGAGTTGCGGTTTCAGCACGGCCATCAGCTTCCCCATGTCGGCCGGACCTTTGGCGCCGGTTGCAGCAACGGCCGCAGCGACCGCTGCGGCGGTTTCCTCGGGGCTCATTTTTTCCGGCAGATAGACGGCGAGGACGGCGATTTCAAACTTTTCGGCGTCGGCCAGTTCCTGGCGGCCGGCGGCTTCGTATTGAGTGACGCTGTCCTTGCGCTGCTTGGTCAGCTTTTCGATGATGGCAACGACGGCAGCGTCATCGAGTTCGACGCGTTCGTCGACTTCTTTTTGCTTGAGAGCGGCGAGCAGCAGACGAATCGCGCTCAGCTTGGCCGTTTCCTTGGCCTTCATGGCCGACTTCATGTCTTCGGTGATGCGTGCTTTCAAACTCATTTTCGGCTTTCTTAAAGCAAAGAGCCGCCAGCTGTTGGGCGGGCGGCTCTTTCGTGCTGCGATATTTTTCTGATTAGAAAAGTTTCGGCGGCAGGGTCAGGCTACGGAGGCGCTTGTGCTGACGTTTGACAGCAGCGGCAGCCTTACGCTTGCGTTCGGCGGTGGGCTTTTCGTAAAACTCACGGGCACGCAGCTCGGTCAGCAAACCAGTCTTTTCGACCGTGCGCTTGAAGCGGCGGATAGCAACTTCGAACGGCTCATTTTCCTTGACACGAATGTTCGGCATATAAATCACCCCCTTCCGTTAGGCGCCTGCCAGGTCAAGTAAACGGCAGTGCGCGCAAAATTTGTTCCGCAGACTTTGCGGGTAGCCCAACAGTATATGCGAGAAAACCATGTTGTTCCAAGTGTTAAAATCGGCGCCATGCTAGTTCTCGGTATTGAATCCTCCTGCGACGAAACCGGTATTGCGCTCTACGACAGCGCAACCGGCCTCCTGTCGCATGCCCTTCACTCGCAGGTGGCGATGCACGCCGAGTACGGCGGTGTCGTGCCGGAACTGGCCTCGCGCGATCACATCCGGCGTGTCGTGCCGCTCTTGCGCGACGCGCTGGCGCAGGGCAAGCGCTCGCTCGAAGAGGTCGATGCCGTGGCCTACACGCGCGGTCCGGGGCTGGCCGGGGCGCTGCTCGTTGGTTGTGCCTTTGCCGAAGCGCTGGCGCTGGCCATCGACAAGCCGACCATTCCGGTGCATCACCTCGAAGGGCATTTGCTGTCGCCGCTGCTGTCCGCTACGCCGCCGACCTTTCCGTTTGTCGCCTTGCTGGTCTCCGGCGGTCATACGCAATTGATGCGGGTGACGGGCGTCGGCGAGTACGAACTGCTCGGCGAGACCCTCGACGATGCGGCCGGCGAGGCTTTCGACAAGAGCGCCAAATTGCTCGGCCTGCCTTATCCGGGCGGTGCCTTGCTGTCGAAGCTAGCTGAGGCGGGGGCGCCGGGGGTTTATGAATTGCCGCGGCCGATGCTGCATTCCGGCGATCTGAGTTTCAGTTTTTCCGGGCTGAAGACGGCCGTTTTGACGCTGGTCCGCGAGCACGCGGACGATATGACGGATACGTTCAAGGCCGATGCGGCGCGGGCTTTTCAGGAGGCCATCGTCGAGGTGCTGGTCAAGAAGTCGCTCAAGGCGATGAAGCAGACCGGCCTCAAGCAGCTAGTGGTGGCCGGTGGCGTCGGCGCCAACAGGCAGTTGCGGGCGACGCTGGACGACGAGGCGCGGCGCAAGCGCTTCAGCGTTTTTTACCCGGAGCTGGAATTCTGCACCGACAACGGCGCGATGATCGCCCTGGCCGGTTGTCTGCGCCTGCAGGCCGGCACCCCGGCCAAGGCGGCGGGCAGTTTTGCCATTCAGCCGCGCTGGCCGTTGAGCGAGCTGCTGCGCTGAGCCTCAGTTGCGGGCGTGGGCGACGTTGAAGCTGTCGACGCCGTCCAGCCCGATCAGCTTGACGGGCATTTCGGCGAGCGGTTTGCCGATGCTCTGGCCGAGGGCCACCGCGACAAAACGCCATTCCTGGGCGCGGCCCTGATAGCCCACGGAAAACGAACCGCCGGCCACTTCGTAACCCATGTCGAGCAGGGCTTTCCGGATGTGGATTTCCTGCGGCATGAACTCCGGCAAGAAACGCAGGCTGACCGAGATGGCGTGGCGCGATGGCAGCCAGGCTTCGAGCCTGGAAACATAGAGCATGCAAGCGGCGGAGAGTAGCGTGAGCAGGATGGCGGCGCCGTAGAAGCCGATACCGACCAGGATGCCGATGACTGATGCCGACCAGATCGAGGCGGCCGTGGTCAGCCCGCTGATATTGAGGCCTTCCTTCATGATGACGCCGGCGCCGAGGAAGCCAACGCCGGTGACGATGCCCTGGATGACCCGTGTCGGGTCGGGCATGGGAACGGCGGCGCCTCCGGTCTGGAGCAGCGCCGCGCCGCCATACCACGAGGCGGGGTAGCCGGCGATGACCGTGCAGGCGCAGGAGGCGACGCAGACTAG
It encodes:
- a CDS encoding GatB/YqeY domain-containing protein, with translation MSLKARITEDMKSAMKAKETAKLSAIRLLLAALKQKEVDERVELDDAAVVAIIEKLTKQRKDSVTQYEAAGRQELADAEKFEIAVLAVYLPEKMSPEETAAAVAAAVAATGAKGPADMGKLMAVLKPQLAGKADMAEVSKLVKAALAG
- the rpsU gene encoding 30S ribosomal protein S21 — protein: MPNIRVKENEPFEVAIRRFKRTVEKTGLLTELRAREFYEKPTAERKRKAAAAVKRQHKRLRSLTLPPKLF
- the tsaD gene encoding tRNA (adenosine(37)-N6)-threonylcarbamoyltransferase complex transferase subunit TsaD produces the protein MLVLGIESSCDETGIALYDSATGLLSHALHSQVAMHAEYGGVVPELASRDHIRRVVPLLRDALAQGKRSLEEVDAVAYTRGPGLAGALLVGCAFAEALALAIDKPTIPVHHLEGHLLSPLLSATPPTFPFVALLVSGGHTQLMRVTGVGEYELLGETLDDAAGEAFDKSAKLLGLPYPGGALLSKLAEAGAPGVYELPRPMLHSGDLSFSFSGLKTAVLTLVREHADDMTDTFKADAARAFQEAIVEVLVKKSLKAMKQTGLKQLVVAGGVGANRQLRATLDDEARRKRFSVFYPELEFCTDNGAMIALAGCLRLQAGTPAKAAGSFAIQPRWPLSELLR
- a CDS encoding MgtC/SapB family protein; this translates as MHALSPEVLASYWSANEIATNLVVFMNLVGALLLGFILGYERSYHGRAAGMRTYGLVCVASCACTVIAGYPASWYGGAALLQTGGAAVPMPDPTRVIQGIVTGVGFLGAGVIMKEGLNISGLTTAASIWSASVIGILVGIGFYGAAILLTLLSAACMLYVSRLEAWLPSRHAISVSLRFLPEFMPQEIHIRKALLDMGYEVAGGSFSVGYQGRAQEWRFVAVALGQSIGKPLAEMPVKLIGLDGVDSFNVAHARN